The DNA segment GTGACAACACTCCATATGAAGGTTTTGTACCAACTACCGATCAGCGACCAGCCCCGTCCGTCGCTGAACCGTACGTCCATAGCGGGTCTCCTCACCAACCGACGGTTCAGGAGTCCCGTTTTCGGCGTCGTGTCCCGGTCTTTCGTCGGGAAGAGTGAACGCCGACGATACGTCCCCACCACCGAACCCGATCAGGAACAGGTTTTTGCACGTTCCCTGCTTACGGTCGCTCATGCGAAGAGACGACCGCGACGAACCCTTCGATGATCTGTTTCGCGAGATCGAACGAATGATGAACGACATGATGAACGGCTCGAATATGGACGTCCATTCGAGCACGGACGTCGAGAACGGCTTCGGGGCTGACACCCACGTCGACGTCCACGACACCGACGACGAACTGCGAGTCATCGCAGACCTCCCCGGCGTCGAGAAACGAAACATCGAACTCGAGTGCGACGGTAAAACGCTCACCATCTCAGCTCGAAGCGACCACCGCGAGTACGACGAGCGCGTCTCGCTCCCTCGCCGCGTGAACGAGCACACCGCCACCGCGACCTACAACAACGGTGTCCTCGAGGTCGTCTTCGAACCCGCCGACCAGTCTTCGGACATCAGCCTCGAGTAATCAGCACGCTCGTCCGCGCGTCGTTCGTTTTTCTCGCCCGAATCGACGAGATTATTTATCGGAGAACCGGCCAGCGTGCTCCGGGTTGCCGAGTATATTCGACCAGAAAAGGAGGGAGAGAATAAGCAGCGCCATCAAAAAACCCATCAAGACACCCGATGTGATGGCGTCGTCGAAAAGAAAGGAGACGATACCAATTGCGGTAGGTAACACTACCAGAAGAACGACCGACTGTCGTATCGCGAGTGAACTATCCATTGCAGTGATTACCGCTCCTCGAGACACCCCGAAATCGCCTCGGCCAACCGGTCGTAAAACCCCGGTTCGTACTTCGTCGCTGCATCGATCGTCGGCCGGGCGTTCGTTTCGTTGACGAGGACCCGCCCCCCAGCGTCGACGAGTAAATCGACGCCCAGAAACGGTATCTCGAGTGTCTCCGCAACCGCCAGCGCAATCTCGCGCCAGGCTTCCGGAATCTCGACGCCGGTGGCTTCAGCCCCACGGTGAACGTTGTGTTTCCAACGACCCTGTTCGCGAGCTACCTCGGGCAGTCGGCGTTCGACAGCTCCGACGATCTCCCCCTGGAGTACCATCACGCGATAGTCCGAGGCGTCGGGGACGTACTCCTGAACCAGAAACGACTTGTCCCCCGTTGCCCGGTAGTCGTGGACGAGCGAGAGGTACTCACAGATCCCGAGAAACGAATCCAGGTCGTGGGCCTTCGCGACGCCGACGCCGCGGGTCGTCGAGTTCGGTTTGACGACGACCGGCGGCTCGAAACGCTCGAACACCCGCGCCAGTTCGGCGTCGTCAACCGGGTTCGAGACGTACACGGAATCCGGGACCGAAATCCCCCCTCGCTCGAGCCTGGCGAGTACACCCCCCTTGTTTCGCGAAGTAACCACCGCCTCGAGCCCGTTGAGCCAGGGAACCTCGAGCAGTGCGTCAGCGACACCCCCTTCCATCAGTCGACCCGGATAGACGAAACCGACATCGTAGTCCGTCCGCGACCAGGGCGGGTCCTCGAGCGCCACCGTTCGTTCGCGAACGGGAACGTGGTGACACTCGATACCGCGTTCGGCAAGCGGGGCTGCCATCCGCTCGAACGTCTCCTCGCGGTTGGCGACGGCGAGATCGATCATCACTCGAGGATACCGACCGAATCGACGTGAATATTCCCTTCGCGGAACCGGACGCGGTGCTCACGAGAGAGGATCGGTGGTGGCTGTTGTGTCCTCACTGGCAGCACCGAAGCGGGATGGCCACCGACCGGTAAACGGTTACAACAGCCTGTGAGTCGAAAACTGCGTTCCGATCAGGAGATCAGCTGCTCTTCGCCTTTCTCGACGACGATACGGCACGGCGGCGTGATCTTGTTGTACGCACGGCGGAACGCGTCTTTTGCGAAGGCGGCGTCGTCGACATCACACCAGACGGTGAAGATACGGTCGCCTTTCTGGACGCGAGCGGCAGTGCCGACGATTTTCCCGAACGACTGGCGCATCCCGTCGGAAACACGGTCTGCACCCGCACCGGTTGCCTGCTTGTTCTCACGTAGCACCTGGTGGGGGAACTTCCGGAGGATCATCTTGTACTGGAACTCGCCAGCGTTTTTGATCATGTGCCGGTTTGCAGACAGACGCGAGGCCTCGAGGCTACCGTGTCGGATCTGACACTCCTCGTCGGCGACCAGACTGATCTGGACCGGGTAATCGTCTGCGGTGGCGCTCCGGTCGCCCATCTGGTGCTGAGCGATTTTCGAGCCGGGGATCCCAGTGATGTATTCACGGCGCGTGTACGCCGGCTTGTCGATCTTCCGATACATTGAGGCGGGTTTGTCGGACATGGTTACTTGTTGGGAACGAAGCCCACCGCGGGAATAAAGCCTTCGAACCGTCGGTGTGTCTCGAGAGACGCCCTGATACGGTTTACTGTATTCTCTTATCGGCGATTGCCGAACAGGTATAGTAGCCAGTGAACGTCATTGCACACCCTATCGCAAGACTGCATCGCGGTAGGTGTATAAATTGTTTCACTGGCTACTATATAGGCAATCACCGGCAAGTAGTTACAACAGACCGTATCAGCCTACGAGCGACAGTATCCGAAGAGAAACGAGCCAAAGGTATTCGGGTCACCGACTACCGACAGTCAGGTACAGCATTGGTAGTGTGTTCCGTCACACTCGATGAGGTCATCATCCGCGAGCGAGCGAACCACGCTCAAGACGTCGATTTTCTGCATCGAAAGCGCCCCGGCCAGTTCATCGAGTGTCGTTTCGCCGGTGACCTCGAGGTAGAGATACACGAGTTTCGATTGTGGCGAGCTGAGATTTGCTGGGAGTGATTCGACCTGTTTTGAGGTGAGCTGTTGGTGCATCATTGTCTACTCAAGGTCACACCGAACTCAAATATAAATCTATGCCACATGGAATACATATTGAGTAATGCGTAATGATGTCATTATATGTCCTTTGATAAAAGATGACATGACGAATTCCATTTGCCGGCCACACTGGCCGCCTGTGGTGAACGAAGAGCAGCGAAAAGGACAGCGTGCTTAAGGGGATGCCACCGGTATGTAGCGATATGAAGAGTTTTCGGATCGGCTCATTGTTTGGCATCCCAATCAAACTCGACATTACGTTTCTCCTCATTTTACCCGTCTTCGCTTATCTCATCGGCCTCCAGATCGAACCCGTCGCCGCCATCCTGAACGAGACGATGAACGCGGGAATCTCGACTGAAGAGATCACCACCGGGATGACGCCCTGGATACTCGGACTGACCGCTGCAATCGGGTTGTTCGTCGGCGTCGTTCTTCACGAACTCGGCCACTCGTTGACCGCACAACGGTATGGGTTCCCTATCGAATCGATTACGCTCTGGCTGCTCGGTGGGCTGGCAGCCCTCTCGGAAATGCCCGAAGATTGGAAACAGGAACTGAACATCGCCATCGCCGGCCCGATCGTCTCTGTGCTCGTCGGTGTAGCATCCTACGGCCTGTTTCTAGCCACCCCAGCAGAACTCGACGGTATCCGGTTCGTGCTCGGCTATCTCGCTGTATTGAACGTCGCCCTGGCTATCTTCAACATGGTTCCGGCGTTTCCGATGGACGGCGGTCGTGTCCTCCGTGCTCTTCTGGCGCGGAACCGACCGTACGCTCGAGCGACCCAACAGGCAGCGAGCATCGGCAAACTGTTTGCAATCATCATGGCACTGTTCGGCCTGTTCACCAACATCTTCCTCATCGCTGTTGCCTTTTTCGTCTACATCGCCGCCTCGAGCGAGTCCCGACAGGTGACGATGAAAGCCGCCTTCGAAGGCGTTTCCGTCCGCGACATCATGACCCCCGCTGGGAGCTTGCACACCGTTATGCCCGGGACGAGTGTCGCCGATCTGATCCGCCGAATGTTCAGTGAACGACACACCGGCTATCCGGTCATCGACGACGGCCACCTCGTCGGGCTCGTCACCCTCTCGGACGCTCGAGACATCAAACCGGTCGAGCGGGACGCGTTCACGGTCGCGGACGTGATGTCGACCGACCTGAAAACCATCGAGCCCGACGCCGACGCGATGACGGCCCTCGAGCGGATGCAAAAAGACGACATCGGCCGCCTGCTAGTGATGGATCGCCACGGCGACCTCGTCGGCCTGATCACCCGCACCGATCTGATGACCGCGATGAATATCATCCGACAGAGCGGGGCGATGAATCCCGCCGCCAACGAGGGCTTTGTGAACTAGTCCCCTCCCAAACGTCGACGCTTGACAGAATATTAAGCGATTCGTGCTCGACGATTGCCGGTGCTCGATCTCGGTCCGTCGGTTGTACCCCTCGGTTTACTTGTCACGGTAATGGCCAGATGTGAGAATTGAAGCCGACTACGAAACTCACTCGATGAACCCGCATGAATCAATATCCGAACGGAGTGTTAACTCCTCACGTCTGTTCGTCGCCAGAAGGTCCGGGTGCGAGAATTGAACCCGCGTCTCAGCCTCCACAAGGCTGAAGGATAGTCCACTACCCTAACCCGGACACGCTTGCAAGCCATCTTAGCCCGGTTGAGTTCAAATACGTTACGACTCTCGAGACACCGTGTGTATCTCTATCGCGTGACACGGTGAGTGTCGAGACAGAGGTTTGGAAAGCATACCAATACAGTATGGGAAATAAAGTATATACTACATACTGCATAGCAAAACAGCCGATCGTGCACAACGCAAAAATAGTCGGCTCAATCGTGACCGAGGGGCTTTTGACGCCCCCTCGAGTACATCGACCAACGCGTGGCCATCACCGACAAAATCTACGTCAAAAACCATCGGCAACTCAGCTCCCAGCTGGAGACCAATATCCCAAAGGGGGCGTTCAAAGGTGCCACTCTCGACGTCCTCTTTCAGGGGCAAGGGCTCGAGAAGCTCGACGATGCGACTCGAGAGCGGGTACTCGATTTCGCGACAGACTTTCTCGACTGTGACTGTCAGGACAATCCCTACTGTGGCTGCCCGGAACGCAAGTTCATGAAATACCTGCTCGAGTTGCGCGCACAGGGGCTCGGCCCCGAGGCGATCGTCGACGTCATGAGCGACGACTACATGGTGTACGCCTACACCGGCGACGTCCTCTCGTTTCTCGACAGCGGCGTCCGGACGCTCGAGGCTGCAGAAGGGCTAGCGCGCGTCGATGGGAACCCGGAGGCTGCAGACGAAATTCGGCAGGTCAAACGAGAGCTGTCCCGGTGACAGCCGGGCTCGTATAACAGACTATAAAGTGGGCCAGTCACCGGACCGTCGACGACCCGTTTGCCTCGTCGAGGTCGTCGAGCAACAACACTTCCTCCTCTTCTGCATCGAGTCGGTCTCGAAGGTCATTCACGTAGGATTTGTGTTCCTCGAGCTGTTCGCGCAGGTGCTCGGACTCGAGTTCGAGCCGTTCGTGTTCGCGAACGAAACTCTTTGGAACCTCCACAGTCGGCGGGAACGACGGTTCGTCGTCGTCGTCATCGCTCCGTCGCTCGAGTTCGTCTTCGGGTACCACAGCCACCTGGCCGTCGTGTTCGACCAGCAAATCGACGTAATCACGGAAGACGGCGGACAACGAGATATCGCGTTCCTCGGCGATCTCCTGTAACGCGGTGAATGCGTCCTCGTTCACCCGGAACGAGATCGTCTTGTTCTTGTTGCCCATGCTATCCTCCTTTCTGTAGCCAGGCCACTTAATGATTCGTCAGACGGGGACACGGCCAGTATGGGTCCGGCTGTCCGTTCGAAATCGACCATCGCGAAAAAACGGGAGCGGTAAATCGCAGTCGACAGGAAGACGTATCAGGCCGACGCTTCGAGTTCTTCGAGACTCTCGAGGGCAGCGATCACGTCACGACGGTAGTTTTCGACTGGCGAGTCATAGCGCTCGAGGGCCATCTGAGCGTACTCGTTGGACGGCACCGTCGACCCGCTCTCAGGCGCTTCTTGCTCGGCTTCGAACTCCGCGAACGCTTCGATGCGCTCGAGGGTGCGCTCGGCAGTTTCGACGACCCAGCGGTCGCGGGTGGCTTCGTCGACGACGGCGATGGATTCCGGTCGGACGGAGACGTTGATCGTGCCGTCATCTGTCTCGTAGGTTCGTGGCTTGCCGACGATGGCGACGTACGCCGGCGGTTCCGTGTCACGGAGGACGGCCGCCGCTTCGGGCTGGTACTGCCCGGCGTAGACGAAGAACGTCCCCGTCGGGTCGACGACGCGGCCGCGCCAGTACTCGCTGTCCTCGCCGACGTCTTCGGTTTCGGTCAGCGTCCCGACGAAGAACACACGATTAGCCCGGTCGCCCGTGGGCATGAGCGCATAGTTTGGCGCGCGTTCGTCGTCGGACTCTTTGAAGGCGTACGTGGAATCGTTGAATTCGGATGCGAAGACGCGTTTAGCGACTTCACGGGTGAGTTGGGTCTGAGACATTTACATCGACCTCGCTTTGATCAGCAGCGATTCAGCATCGACCGATCCGTCGAGTTCCTCGACGTCGTCAGCCAGTACGTAGCGGCCGAACGTCGGTCCCTCGATACGGTAGTAGGTGCCGACGATTCGATCGCGGATTTCGTCGGCGACGACCGTCGTGTCGAGTGCGTCCATCGCCATCTCCTTGGCCTCCTCGAGGCTGATCCCGGTCAGGGATTCGGTCGACTCGGCGTCGAAAATAACCTCGTGAGCGTCGATGCCGTCGTCGACGACACCTTTGATTCGGAGGTCGAACTCGCCTTCGACCTCACCGTGGTCGGGACAGCGACCGTTCTGGAGAACGTAGGTACAGCCCTCCTCGGGACAGCGTTTGATCAGGCCGCTCCCGCTCTGCATGTCCACGAGTGCGCCCTCGATCTCGCTGGTGTCGTCGCCGACTTCGATCTCCTCGTCGAGTTCCTCGACGACCGTCGTCGAGTTGAGTTTGACCGAGTACCGGCCCTGGTACTCGTCAGTGACGACGTTGCGGAGGTCGTAGACGCCGCCTTCCTCGAGACTCGGGAGGTCGGATTTGGCCCATTTGGTAAACTTGATCGTGCCCGTGGGGTCACCCAGAAGGCCGACCTGGGCGACGGAGTCGCTGCGGGGCTCCCAGAGTTCGATGACCTTGGCGCGGAGGTCGATCCACTCTTCTGGTTCGTCGACGTCCTCGATCTGGGCGCGTTCGCTCGAGCCACTCGAGATATCTTCGCGCTCGAGGCCGGCCTCGTCGAGGTAGTGCGTCGTGACGGAACGGCGCGCCTCGTCCATCGGCACTTTGTACTCGTCGACGAGGGTGCTGAGTCGCTCCTCGACGTCTTCGACGGTGACGTCGATGTGGTCTGAAAACTGCTCGTGTATGTCTGCTGCGTGTTGGGGTACGTCGCTCATCGGATCACGCCTCCTCTTGTGTATCCATGGGAGGCATACCGGTGTTCGCGCCCAATAGTATTTAAACTGCCGCCACCGGAGCGAAAGTGGACATGTGGAGAGGTGCGAGTCGCTCAAGGGGTGTTATAGCACGCGTTGGGACAGCCAGTTCGTCGAGATCATCTCCGATCAGCACGTGCTTCCCCCGAACTCCATCCCTCCACGATCTTCACTCGACCAGATGGTGAACTGGAACGTATTCGTCGCTCGATCACTCTCAGAGCAGGTGATTTCGTACCTGTCTTCGTACTCCCGACCGTCGATCTCGATCCGGGCATCGACGGCGTCTCCATTGGATACGTTCTCGAGCACCTGTAGCGACAACCCGGCCGCGTCTTCGTCTGGTTCTCGTGCAGGGATATCGACGAAGCCATCCAGCACGACGGCACTGTCATGTCGAAGCGTGACGTCTGCGGTGAACCGCTCCGCCCTGAAATTGACGATCTCGAACGTCACTGGCGCAGATTCCGCCAATATCGAGAGACAGCCGCTCGTCACGATGAGTCCAAGCGTACCGAAAAGGGCACGTCTTTTCATATTCGGTATGACACATTACGCTGTCATAATATCTCTGATCGATAGTGCACGTCGAACGGAAGACGACAGCACACCATCGGGAACTGGGCGACGGGCCTATGTGTCCCGCCCACGAACACCCACCGAGAATGGCAGATCGGCGTCGACTCGAGCGCTTTATCCGCTCGAAAGTCAGGGAAGCAGGCACGCAGTACGAGTCAGTTCGTCGGTCGGCAGACGGCCAACTCGAGGAAGCCCGTGAGGCCTATCGAATGGCTCGGAACGCCAAAACCATCCCCACGGACGAGGCCGACCGGGCGAAGATCGTCTGTCGACGCTTTGCCGAAAAACGCGCCGCGAAACTCGACGAGGAGTATCGGCCAGCGTGTTACGAGGCCGACCATCCCGACTGTGAGGGCTGTGTCGAAGACATCTACGACGGGCGGATCGAAACCTGGTGAGCACCGTGGCGAACTCGAGCACGCCGCCGATACTCGCCTGTGTGCTGGCCGGGGGAACCGGGACGCGACTCTACCCCCTCAGCCGTCCCGATCGGCCGAAACAGTTTCTCGAGATAGGGGGCGACCGATCGCTACTCGAACGCACCCTCGAGCGTGCCGACCGAATCAGCGCGAAAACCTGGATGCTGACCAACGACGCGCTCGAGGAGCCGATTCGCGAACACGTCACAGACACCGATGCACGGGTGTTAGTCGAACCCGACGCGATGGGAACCGGTCCGGCACTGGTGTACGCCGCCTGGCGGCTTCACGAGGAACGTGAGGGGAAGTCCCGCGAGGGCAGGGAGGCGGATGAAGCAGTCGATGGGGACGAGTCCGAAAATCGGACCGACGATCCACCTGTAATCGTCACCCTCCCCAGCGACCACCACGTCGAGGACGAGGCGGCGTTCGCCCAGACGCTCGAGCGAGCGGCCGCCGTCGCCGTCGACACCGAGAAACTCGTCACGCTGGGTGTCGAGCCCACGCGAGCGGCTACCGAGTTCGGCTACATCGTTCCCGAAAGCGGGATGGGTCGGGCTGAGCCCGAGGGCGATCTGGCGTACTCGAGCGTCCGTCGCTTCCGAGAGAAACCGAACCGCGAAGTCGCCCGCTCGTTGCTCGAGGACGGGGCCTACTGGAACGCCGGCGTCTTCGCGTGGACGCCCGAGGCGTTACTCGGGGCCGCCCGTGACTCGCCGCTCGCACCACTGATCGAGGCTCTCG comes from the Natronosalvus amylolyticus genome and includes:
- a CDS encoding Hsp20/alpha crystallin family protein codes for the protein MRRDDRDEPFDDLFREIERMMNDMMNGSNMDVHSSTDVENGFGADTHVDVHDTDDELRVIADLPGVEKRNIELECDGKTLTISARSDHREYDERVSLPRRVNEHTATATYNNGVLEVVFEPADQSSDISLE
- a CDS encoding ATP-grasp domain-containing protein; translation: MIDLAVANREETFERMAAPLAERGIECHHVPVRERTVALEDPPWSRTDYDVGFVYPGRLMEGGVADALLEVPWLNGLEAVVTSRNKGGVLARLERGGISVPDSVYVSNPVDDAELARVFERFEPPVVVKPNSTTRGVGVAKAHDLDSFLGICEYLSLVHDYRATGDKSFLVQEYVPDASDYRVMVLQGEIVGAVERRLPEVAREQGRWKHNVHRGAEATGVEIPEAWREIALAVAETLEIPFLGVDLLVDAGGRVLVNETNARPTIDAATKYEPGFYDRLAEAISGCLEER
- a CDS encoding 50S ribosomal protein L16, whose translation is MSDKPASMYRKIDKPAYTRREYITGIPGSKIAQHQMGDRSATADDYPVQISLVADEECQIRHGSLEASRLSANRHMIKNAGEFQYKMILRKFPHQVLRENKQATGAGADRVSDGMRQSFGKIVGTAARVQKGDRIFTVWCDVDDAAFAKDAFRRAYNKITPPCRIVVEKGEEQLIS
- a CDS encoding MarR family transcriptional regulator, with amino-acid sequence MMHQQLTSKQVESLPANLSSPQSKLVYLYLEVTGETTLDELAGALSMQKIDVLSVVRSLADDDLIECDGTHYQCCT
- a CDS encoding CBS domain-containing protein; translation: MKSFRIGSLFGIPIKLDITFLLILPVFAYLIGLQIEPVAAILNETMNAGISTEEITTGMTPWILGLTAAIGLFVGVVLHELGHSLTAQRYGFPIESITLWLLGGLAALSEMPEDWKQELNIAIAGPIVSVLVGVASYGLFLATPAELDGIRFVLGYLAVLNVALAIFNMVPAFPMDGGRVLRALLARNRPYARATQQAASIGKLFAIIMALFGLFTNIFLIAVAFFVYIAASSESRQVTMKAAFEGVSVRDIMTPAGSLHTVMPGTSVADLIRRMFSERHTGYPVIDDGHLVGLVTLSDARDIKPVERDAFTVADVMSTDLKTIEPDADAMTALERMQKDDIGRLLVMDRHGDLVGLITRTDLMTAMNIIRQSGAMNPAANEGFVN
- a CDS encoding DUF5814 domain-containing protein — protein: MAITDKIYVKNHRQLSSQLETNIPKGAFKGATLDVLFQGQGLEKLDDATRERVLDFATDFLDCDCQDNPYCGCPERKFMKYLLELRAQGLGPEAIVDVMSDDYMVYAYTGDVLSFLDSGVRTLEAAEGLARVDGNPEAADEIRQVKRELSR
- a CDS encoding CopG family transcriptional regulator codes for the protein MGNKNKTISFRVNEDAFTALQEIAEERDISLSAVFRDYVDLLVEHDGQVAVVPEDELERRSDDDDDEPSFPPTVEVPKSFVREHERLELESEHLREQLEEHKSYVNDLRDRLDAEEEEVLLLDDLDEANGSSTVR
- a CDS encoding RPA family protein, whose product is MSQTQLTREVAKRVFASEFNDSTYAFKESDDERAPNYALMPTGDRANRVFFVGTLTETEDVGEDSEYWRGRVVDPTGTFFVYAGQYQPEAAAVLRDTEPPAYVAIVGKPRTYETDDGTINVSVRPESIAVVDEATRDRWVVETAERTLERIEAFAEFEAEQEAPESGSTVPSNEYAQMALERYDSPVENYRRDVIAALESLEELEASA
- a CDS encoding replication factor A (Replication protein A protects and stabilize the intermediate ssDNA that is generated by the unwinding action of a DNA helicase at the replication fork. In addition, SSBs prevent the formation of secondary structures by single-stranded template DNA.), which gives rise to MSDVPQHAADIHEQFSDHIDVTVEDVEERLSTLVDEYKVPMDEARRSVTTHYLDEAGLEREDISSGSSERAQIEDVDEPEEWIDLRAKVIELWEPRSDSVAQVGLLGDPTGTIKFTKWAKSDLPSLEEGGVYDLRNVVTDEYQGRYSVKLNSTTVVEELDEEIEVGDDTSEIEGALVDMQSGSGLIKRCPEEGCTYVLQNGRCPDHGEVEGEFDLRIKGVVDDGIDAHEVIFDAESTESLTGISLEEAKEMAMDALDTTVVADEIRDRIVGTYYRIEGPTFGRYVLADDVEELDGSVDAESLLIKARSM
- a CDS encoding DUF7091 family protein, whose amino-acid sequence is MADRRRLERFIRSKVREAGTQYESVRRSADGQLEEAREAYRMARNAKTIPTDEADRAKIVCRRFAEKRAAKLDEEYRPACYEADHPDCEGCVEDIYDGRIETW
- a CDS encoding mannose-1-phosphate guanylyltransferase; translated protein: MSTVANSSTPPILACVLAGGTGTRLYPLSRPDRPKQFLEIGGDRSLLERTLERADRISAKTWMLTNDALEEPIREHVTDTDARVLVEPDAMGTGPALVYAAWRLHEEREGKSREGREADEAVDGDESENRTDDPPVIVTLPSDHHVEDEAAFAQTLERAAAVAVDTEKLVTLGVEPTRAATEFGYIVPESGMGRAEPEGDLAYSSVRRFREKPNREVARSLLEDGAYWNAGVFAWTPEALLGAARDSPLAPLIEALEAGVDPLEAFAKVDPISIDEGVLEREDDVAVVPLSAGWADLGTWDALGRLESLQIGDGNAALEGATVTAREATDNVVAAPGKHVSLLGVDDLVVVAVDDHVLVVPRTAAKSVRELVDVSETDDETEA